From the Calderihabitans maritimus genome, the window GGAAAACCATTTTATCCGAAAAGCGGGAAGCCAAGTTCAGGTCATGCATCGATATTATCGCTGCCACACCTTTTTCTTTTGCTGTAGAGGAGACTAAATTCATGACCTCAAGCTGATGTTTCAGGTCAAGGTTGCTGGTGGGTTCATCAAGGAGAAGGATTTCCGGCTCTTGAGCAAAAGCCCTGGCAATCAGAACCTTCTGCTTTTGTCCACCACTAAGTTCGTTAAAATCCCGAAGCGCCATTTCCTCTAATCCCATTAATCTGAGTAAATCCGAGACTATTTCCTTGTCCCTCAAGCTTACTCTCCATTCTATATAAGGTCTCCTTCCTAAAAGAACGATATCAAAAACGGTAGAAGGAAAGGCGCGAACGCCATTCTGAGGGACATACCCTGATAGCCGGGCAAGTTCTTTTAAATTCATCTTGCTTACGTCTTTCCCCATTAAAAGCACTGTCCCTTTTTTCGGTTTAAGGATCTTATTGAGGCACTTCAATAAAGTGGTTTTTCCTGAGCCGTTGGGCCCCACAAGGCTTACCACTTCCCCTTTTTCTACCTCAAGGGTTACATCCTCCAAAACAGGGCAGCTCCCGTAACTGAAGTGAAGCCTTTTGACCTCAATTATCATGAGAAATACTCCTTTCTTCTGGTCATAAGGAGAAAAATAAAGAAAGGAACGCCGATGAAGGAAAGTACAATTCCTACCGGGATGACGACAGGTGAAAAAACAGTCCTTCCTATAGTATCGGCCCCGACCAGGAGAATGGCTCCGAGAATGCAAGAGCAAGGCATTAGAAATCTGTGATCTGCACCAATTAGTAAACGAGTTATATGAGGAGCAACAAGGCAAACAAAACCTATTATTCCCGTAAAGCAGATTATCCCGGCGGTAATGAGGGTTGCCAAAATGAGGGTTACTACCCTCACCCGGGGTACATTAACACCGAGGCTTGTGGCAACTTCATCTCCCCCGGAGGCCATTACGTTTAAATCCCAGGAGTACCTCATCAAAAGGGGAAGGCAAGAAAAGAGCATTACAGTTACTATCAATATATTTCCCCAGCTTGCCCCCGTAAGACTGCCAAATAGCCAGTAGACCACGGCCTGAAGTTCCTCTTCGGTAGCAATATATTGGAGCAGCGAAGTAGCAGCACTCGCAAGATACATTATTGCAATTCCGGCCAATATTAAAGTCTCCCCAGTTACCCCTCTCATCCTGGCAAGACCATAAACCAGAAAAGCGGTAAGCAGGCCGAAGACAAAAGCATTGGTTACTACTATGGCCTTTTCGCCCCCGACAAGATTAAATCCAAGGACAATGGCGAGAGATGCCCCCAAGGCCGCACCGGATGAAACTCCTATGGTAAAGGGACTCACTAAAGGATTTCGCATTATCCCTTGCATCGCTGCACCGGATACGGCAAGACCTGCCCCGGCAACAATTCCCATGACAATCCTGGGAAGCCTCAGATGCCAGACAACGACATCGGCAAAGCTTGTTGTTTCAATTCCGGCAAAAGGAAAGATTCTGGCAAACACGGCAGACGAAACTTCACCTATCC encodes:
- a CDS encoding ABC transporter ATP-binding protein — encoded protein: MIIEVKRLHFSYGSCPVLEDVTLEVEKGEVVSLVGPNGSGKTTLLKCLNKILKPKKGTVLLMGKDVSKMNLKELARLSGYVPQNGVRAFPSTVFDIVLLGRRPYIEWRVSLRDKEIVSDLLRLMGLEEMALRDFNELSGGQKQKVLIARAFAQEPEILLLDEPTSNLDLKHQLEVMNLVSSTAKEKGVAAIISMHDLNLASRFSDKMVFLREKRIYAIGRPEEVLTPDNVRAVYGVETVVNKDSGRPYIIPLEPLQAPKASAATKTA
- a CDS encoding FecCD family ABC transporter permease, with product MATEVKEIEVPAIKELYTKFTARKVVFILGSLGALVALSLYATTLGSARLGIGEVSSAVFARIFPFAGIETTSFADVVVWHLRLPRIVMGIVAGAGLAVSGAAMQGIMRNPLVSPFTIGVSSGAALGASLAIVLGFNLVGGEKAIVVTNAFVFGLLTAFLVYGLARMRGVTGETLILAGIAIMYLASAATSLLQYIATEEELQAVVYWLFGSLTGASWGNILIVTVMLFSCLPLLMRYSWDLNVMASGGDEVATSLGVNVPRVRVVTLILATLITAGIICFTGIIGFVCLVAPHITRLLIGADHRFLMPCSCILGAILLVGADTIGRTVFSPVVIPVGIVLSFIGVPFFIFLLMTRRKEYFS